One stretch of Skermanella mucosa DNA includes these proteins:
- a CDS encoding lysozyme inhibitor LprI family protein encodes MTWHLIGRGPDIGRIVLGTALLAAGFGSAGGAAHAQAPSFPCAKAAAGSIEEMVCGDRELSDLDRRLDDVYAQASRKAANEHPPVLKAEQRGWIKGRDDCWKSSDKRGCVRDSYRLRIAELQAEYRLVPATAHTVFACNGNPRDELAVTFFRTDPPTLIAERGDGVSLMYGQPAGGATSYRGRNESFREQDDTALVTWGYGEPEMRCARLP; translated from the coding sequence ATGACTTGGCACCTCATCGGTCGCGGCCCCGATATCGGCCGGATCGTCCTTGGAACGGCGTTGCTGGCCGCGGGCTTCGGATCCGCCGGCGGAGCGGCGCATGCCCAGGCTCCGTCCTTTCCCTGCGCCAAGGCGGCGGCCGGCAGCATCGAGGAGATGGTCTGCGGCGACCGCGAACTGTCGGACCTCGACCGCCGGCTGGACGACGTCTATGCGCAGGCATCCCGGAAGGCGGCGAATGAGCATCCGCCGGTGTTGAAGGCGGAGCAGCGCGGCTGGATCAAGGGGCGCGACGACTGCTGGAAGAGCAGCGACAAGCGGGGTTGCGTGCGCGATTCCTACCGGCTCCGCATTGCCGAGCTGCAGGCGGAGTATCGCCTGGTTCCCGCCACTGCCCATACCGTCTTCGCCTGCAACGGCAACCCGCGGGATGAGCTCGCCGTGACGTTCTTCAGGACCGATCCTCCGACGTTGATCGCCGAGCGCGGGGACGGCGTCTCGTTGATGTACGGCCAGCCGGCCGGAGGGGCCACCAGTTACCGGGGCCGCAACGAGAGTTTCCGGGAGCAGGATGACACGGCTCTGGTGACGTGGGGATACGGTGAGCCGGAAATGCGCTGCGCGAGGCTGCCTTGA
- a CDS encoding M20/M25/M40 family metallo-hydrolase: protein MSELDAVLARADADLDAALDRLFATLRLKSISTDPAYAAETRACAEWHAADLASIGFDASVRDTEGHPMVVAHDRSAPGTSVLFYGHYDVQPVDPLELWEHDPFAPSIETRADGSRMIVARGAADDKGQLMTFVEACRAWKAVTGKLPIPITILLEGEEESGGVNLPPFLDANREELRADLALICDTNMWDANTPAITTSLRGLCGEEITIHAADRDLHSGFYGSAAANPNHILARIIADLRDADGRVTIPGFYDGVPELPKALKESWARLDFSTEAFLGEIGLSVPAGEKGRSALEMVWSRPTCEVNGMGGGYQGAGFKTVIPAQASAKISFRLVFDQDPHKVRAAFRDFVRARVPADCRVEFMEHGSGTAVAFDTGAPAFQKTQGALTREWGRDAAFVGGGGSIPVTTLIKDKLGIDVVMVGFGLSDDRIHSPNEKYDLKSFHKGIRSWVRILAAL, encoded by the coding sequence ATGTCCGAACTCGATGCAGTCCTCGCCCGTGCCGACGCCGATCTCGACGCGGCGCTGGACCGCCTGTTCGCCACGCTGCGGCTGAAGTCGATCTCGACCGATCCGGCCTATGCCGCCGAGACGCGGGCCTGCGCCGAATGGCACGCGGCCGATCTCGCCTCGATCGGCTTCGACGCGAGCGTGCGGGACACGGAAGGCCATCCGATGGTCGTCGCGCACGACCGCTCGGCGCCGGGGACCTCGGTGCTGTTCTATGGTCATTACGACGTGCAGCCGGTCGATCCGCTGGAGCTGTGGGAGCACGACCCCTTCGCCCCCTCGATCGAGACGCGGGCGGACGGCTCCCGAATGATCGTCGCGCGCGGGGCGGCGGACGACAAGGGACAGCTGATGACCTTCGTCGAGGCCTGCCGCGCCTGGAAGGCGGTAACGGGCAAGCTGCCGATCCCGATCACGATCCTGCTGGAGGGCGAGGAGGAATCCGGCGGCGTGAACCTGCCGCCGTTCCTGGACGCCAACAGGGAGGAGCTGCGCGCCGATCTGGCGCTGATCTGCGACACCAACATGTGGGATGCGAACACGCCGGCGATCACGACCAGCCTGCGCGGGCTCTGCGGCGAGGAGATCACCATCCACGCAGCCGACCGCGACCTGCACTCCGGATTCTACGGCTCGGCGGCCGCGAACCCCAACCACATCCTGGCCCGCATCATCGCCGACCTGCGCGACGCCGACGGCCGCGTCACCATCCCCGGATTCTACGACGGCGTGCCGGAGCTGCCCAAGGCGCTGAAGGAGAGCTGGGCCAGGCTCGATTTCTCCACGGAGGCCTTCCTGGGCGAGATCGGGCTTTCGGTGCCGGCGGGGGAGAAGGGGCGCTCGGCGCTCGAGATGGTCTGGTCGCGGCCGACCTGCGAAGTGAACGGCATGGGCGGCGGCTACCAGGGCGCCGGCTTCAAGACGGTGATCCCGGCGCAGGCCTCGGCCAAGATCTCGTTCCGGCTGGTGTTCGACCAGGATCCGCACAAGGTCCGCGCGGCCTTCCGGGACTTCGTCAGGGCGCGGGTCCCGGCCGACTGCCGGGTGGAGTTCATGGAGCACGGGTCGGGGACCGCCGTGGCCTTCGATACGGGCGCGCCGGCCTTCCAGAAGACGCAGGGGGCCCTGACCCGGGAATGGGGCCGCGACGCCGCCTTCGTGGGCGGGGGCGGCTCGATCCCGGTGACGACGCTGATCAAGGACAAGCTCGGGATCGACGTGGTTATGGTGGGCTTCGGCCTCAGCGACGACCGGATCCACAGCCCCAACGAGAAGTACGACCTGAAGAGCTTCCACAAGGGGATCCGGTCCTGGGTGCGGATCCTGGCCGCCCTGTAG
- a CDS encoding metal-dependent hydrolase family protein: MSVVIFKDCTVFDGTSADLRDGMSVVVENDRIQEVADRPVGVDGARVIEAKGKTLMPGLIDAHFHAIAADPDLGKLENMPKMLLAQHARRFLEAALHRGFTSLRDAGGADYGLALATEHGLIDGPRLFFAGRALTQTGGHGDFRSYEDGSSLSLCMCCRGGAALAQVADGVTEVRKAAREELRRGATQIKIMASGGVASPSDPIDNLQYSDEEIAAAVWEAQSWGKYVMAHAYTPQSITRCLNHGVRSIEHANLIDEATATLAARKEAFVVPTLVTYDALNRFGAGLGFPQVSLDKLQVVLSAGLKSLEVLRRAGVRTGFGTDLLGDMHQHQSSEFSIRREVMSAAEILISATSVNAALVQREGELGVVRAGALADLLLVDGNPLEDINLLEHHGRNLAIVMKNGRIYKDALAA, from the coding sequence GTGTCCGTCGTGATTTTCAAGGATTGCACCGTGTTCGACGGGACCAGCGCGGATCTTCGCGACGGCATGAGCGTCGTCGTGGAGAACGACCGGATCCAGGAGGTCGCCGACCGGCCGGTCGGGGTCGATGGCGCGCGCGTCATCGAGGCGAAGGGCAAGACCCTGATGCCGGGCCTGATCGATGCCCATTTCCACGCGATCGCCGCCGATCCCGACCTGGGCAAGCTCGAGAACATGCCGAAGATGCTGCTGGCCCAGCATGCCCGCCGATTCCTCGAGGCGGCGCTTCACCGCGGCTTCACCTCCCTGCGGGACGCCGGCGGGGCGGACTACGGGCTGGCGCTCGCGACGGAGCATGGCCTGATCGACGGGCCGCGCCTGTTCTTCGCCGGCCGTGCCCTGACCCAGACCGGAGGGCACGGCGACTTCCGGTCCTACGAGGACGGCTCGTCGCTCAGCCTGTGCATGTGCTGCCGCGGCGGCGCCGCCCTGGCCCAGGTGGCGGACGGGGTCACGGAGGTGCGAAAGGCTGCGCGCGAGGAGCTGCGCCGCGGCGCCACCCAGATCAAGATCATGGCGTCCGGCGGCGTCGCCTCGCCCAGCGATCCGATCGACAATCTCCAATATTCCGACGAGGAGATCGCGGCCGCCGTGTGGGAGGCGCAGTCCTGGGGGAAATACGTGATGGCCCACGCCTACACGCCCCAGTCGATCACGCGCTGCCTGAACCACGGCGTCCGGAGCATCGAACATGCCAACCTGATCGACGAGGCGACCGCGACGCTGGCGGCACGGAAGGAAGCGTTCGTCGTCCCGACGCTGGTGACCTACGACGCGCTGAACCGGTTCGGCGCCGGTTTGGGATTCCCGCAGGTCAGCCTGGACAAGCTTCAGGTGGTTCTGTCCGCCGGTCTCAAGTCCCTCGAAGTGTTGCGCCGGGCGGGGGTCAGGACCGGATTCGGGACCGACCTGCTGGGCGACATGCACCAGCACCAGTCATCCGAGTTCTCCATCCGGCGCGAGGTCATGAGCGCCGCCGAGATCCTGATCTCGGCGACTTCGGTGAACGCGGCCCTTGTCCAGAGGGAAGGCGAGCTGGGGGTGGTCCGCGCGGGGGCGCTCGCCGACCTCCTGCTGGTCGATGGCAACCCGCTTGAAGACATCAACCTGCTGGAGCATCACGGTCGCAATCTGGCGATCGTGATGAAGAACGGCAGGATCTACAAGGATGCGCTGGCCGCTTGA
- a CDS encoding acetylserotonin O-methyltransferase has translation MPSPAPLMALSTGFWAFKTLAAAHELDLFTRLSGGAGTTCLELAEALGISPRPAEMLLTGCAALGLLEKNDGRYGNAPVSEAYLVRGKPGYFGGWVEMADKRLYAGWGKLAEAIRTNRPTTWDPAKQASIFDAEDPTMLALFWEAMHALSTMTARRLGEALDFSRFRRLLDIGGGSGAYDIELCRRYPHLRATVFDLPHVAGIAAGKIAEAGLGGRIGTVPGDFFGAAPFPGGHDVHLLSMILHDWDEEKDRALLRRSFEALPSGGLTVISELLVNDDKTGPAPAALMSLNMLIETEGRNYTPSEYAGWMQDAGFREVATVRFDAPGANGAVIGRKP, from the coding sequence CTGCCTTCGCCGGCACCCCTGATGGCCCTCTCGACCGGCTTCTGGGCGTTCAAGACCCTGGCCGCGGCCCATGAGCTGGATCTCTTCACCCGGCTTTCCGGCGGTGCGGGCACGACATGCCTGGAGCTTGCCGAGGCTCTCGGGATATCGCCCCGCCCGGCGGAAATGCTGCTGACCGGATGCGCGGCCCTCGGCCTCCTGGAGAAGAACGACGGCCGGTACGGGAACGCCCCGGTCAGCGAGGCCTATCTCGTGCGCGGCAAACCCGGCTATTTCGGAGGCTGGGTCGAGATGGCCGACAAGCGGCTCTATGCCGGCTGGGGGAAGCTCGCCGAGGCGATCCGGACGAACCGGCCGACGACCTGGGATCCGGCCAAGCAGGCCTCGATCTTCGATGCCGAGGATCCGACGATGCTGGCCCTCTTCTGGGAAGCGATGCACGCGCTCTCGACCATGACCGCGCGCCGGCTCGGGGAAGCCCTGGATTTCAGCCGCTTCCGGCGTCTCCTGGACATCGGCGGCGGGTCCGGTGCTTATGACATCGAGCTCTGCCGTCGCTATCCCCACCTTCGGGCGACCGTGTTCGACCTGCCCCACGTGGCCGGGATCGCCGCCGGCAAGATCGCGGAGGCCGGGCTGGGCGGGAGGATCGGGACGGTTCCGGGAGATTTCTTCGGCGCGGCGCCGTTCCCCGGCGGCCACGACGTCCATCTGCTCTCGATGATCCTCCACGATTGGGACGAGGAGAAGGACCGGGCGCTGCTGCGCCGGTCCTTCGAGGCGCTGCCGAGCGGCGGCTTGACCGTGATCAGCGAGCTTCTGGTCAACGACGACAAGACCGGTCCGGCCCCGGCCGCGCTGATGAGCCTCAACATGCTGATCGAGACGGAGGGACGGAACTACACGCCGTCCGAATACGCGGGGTGGATGCAGGATGCCGGTTTCCGCGAGGTGGCGACCGTCCGGTTCGACGCGCCGGGCGCCAACGGCGCGGTCATCGGCCGCAAGCCCTAG
- a CDS encoding tetratricopeptide repeat protein — translation MEDKKLIAATIRDYLARERMSREQFAFKTKLGKSTVDKLLIGLFSDKTLSIVENHTKLSFRPAGEPDRHAATVAGPGEATIHGKPSIAVLPFANMSCDPEQEYLADGITEDIITALARLRWLFVISRNSSFVYKGKPADVRQVARDLGVRYVLEGSVRTAGLRIRISGQLVDAESGKHIWAERYDRDLQDIFAVQDDITERVVAAVEPHLYAEEGFRVSSRPPDSIDAWGLVVRAMGLINRVGRRQNEDAQALLRHAIAIEPGYARAHALLSWALWWAALCYWFPDAREGYGQAAGHAQDALSLDPGDPWARMVSGLCLSTAGQHERALGELRTALGLHPSFALGRTALGWALLRAGHFDEAIAETARALRMSPLDGFSGLYTAIHGLALLGAQHFEEALPFLRTSVSSFAEYSGHYNTLISCCGHLGLIEEAREFIEIRNRVGPPLCLGVLRRNLGKFAHRDVFIEGLRKAGVPE, via the coding sequence TTGGAAGACAAGAAGCTTATCGCAGCGACGATCAGGGACTATCTTGCCCGTGAAAGGATGTCGCGGGAGCAGTTCGCCTTCAAAACGAAGCTGGGAAAATCGACGGTCGACAAGCTGCTGATAGGTTTGTTCTCCGACAAGACGCTCTCCATCGTCGAGAACCACACGAAACTGTCTTTCCGCCCGGCAGGGGAACCGGACCGGCACGCGGCGACGGTCGCGGGTCCCGGCGAGGCGACGATCCACGGCAAGCCTTCCATCGCGGTCCTGCCCTTCGCCAACATGAGCTGCGATCCCGAGCAGGAGTATCTCGCGGACGGCATCACCGAGGACATCATCACGGCGCTGGCCCGCCTGCGCTGGCTGTTCGTCATCTCCCGCAACTCCTCCTTCGTCTACAAGGGCAAGCCCGCCGACGTCAGGCAGGTCGCCCGGGACCTGGGGGTCCGCTACGTCCTGGAGGGGAGCGTCAGGACGGCGGGCCTGCGCATCCGCATCAGCGGCCAGCTGGTCGACGCGGAGTCGGGAAAGCACATCTGGGCGGAGCGGTACGACCGCGACCTGCAGGACATCTTCGCGGTCCAGGACGACATCACGGAACGGGTGGTCGCCGCGGTGGAGCCCCACCTCTACGCCGAGGAGGGGTTCCGCGTCTCCAGCAGGCCGCCGGACAGCATCGACGCCTGGGGGCTGGTCGTGCGGGCCATGGGCCTGATCAACCGGGTGGGACGCCGGCAGAACGAGGATGCGCAGGCCCTGCTGCGCCATGCCATCGCCATCGAGCCGGGCTATGCCCGCGCCCATGCGCTGCTGAGCTGGGCGCTGTGGTGGGCGGCGCTGTGCTACTGGTTCCCCGATGCGCGCGAGGGCTATGGCCAAGCGGCCGGACATGCCCAGGACGCGCTTTCCCTCGATCCCGGCGACCCCTGGGCCCGCATGGTCTCGGGGCTGTGCCTCAGCACGGCGGGCCAGCACGAGCGGGCCCTCGGGGAGCTCCGGACCGCGCTCGGTCTCCACCCGAGCTTCGCGCTGGGCCGCACGGCGTTGGGCTGGGCGCTCCTGCGGGCGGGCCATTTCGACGAGGCGATCGCCGAGACCGCCCGCGCGCTGCGCATGAGCCCGCTCGACGGCTTCTCCGGGCTGTACACGGCGATCCACGGGCTGGCGCTTCTGGGAGCCCAGCATTTCGAGGAGGCGCTGCCCTTCCTGCGGACCTCGGTCTCTTCCTTCGCGGAATATTCCGGGCATTACAACACCCTGATCAGCTGCTGCGGCCACCTGGGCCTGATCGAGGAGGCCCGGGAATTCATCGAGATCCGCAACAGGGTGGGCCCTCCGCTCTGCCTCGGCGTGCTTCGCCGCAACCTGGGCAAGTTCGCCCACCGCGACGTGTTCATCGAGGGGCTGAGGAAGGCCGGGGTGCCCGAATAG
- a CDS encoding dioxygenase family protein, whose protein sequence is MTDLDGNSLTREVIDRFARTGDPRLRAVMASLVRHLHGFVRDVEPTIGEWEAAIDFLARAGRACAGTRQEYALMSDVLGVTMLVDSLNHPVAGGATETTPPGPFYAAGAPELPLGADMARGQPGERLHVEGSVSSADGRPLAGALVDVWQADENGYYDVQRPELTEPTLRACFRTDGRGRFAFRSILPSHYPIPAGGPVGELLNATGRHPFRPAHIHFRIAAEGHETLVTQLFPADGPYLADDVAFGVKPSLVVECPPGAPGDAPDGSAGPWRRLAYDFKLKARAAPERTDGEPISSRKSTEERSLR, encoded by the coding sequence ATGACGGATCTCGACGGGAACTCCCTCACCCGGGAGGTGATCGACCGCTTCGCCCGCACCGGCGATCCGCGCCTGAGGGCCGTCATGGCCAGCCTCGTGCGCCACCTGCACGGCTTCGTGCGGGATGTCGAGCCCACCATCGGGGAATGGGAAGCGGCGATCGATTTTCTGGCCCGCGCCGGCCGCGCCTGCGCCGGGACGCGCCAGGAATACGCCCTGATGTCCGACGTGCTCGGCGTCACCATGCTGGTCGATTCCCTCAACCACCCGGTGGCCGGGGGCGCCACCGAGACCACCCCGCCCGGCCCCTTCTACGCCGCCGGCGCCCCGGAACTGCCGCTCGGCGCCGACATGGCCCGGGGGCAGCCGGGCGAGCGCCTCCACGTGGAAGGATCCGTGTCGTCGGCCGACGGGCGGCCGCTGGCCGGCGCCCTGGTCGATGTGTGGCAGGCCGACGAGAACGGCTATTACGACGTCCAGCGCCCCGAATTGACGGAACCGACGCTGCGGGCCTGCTTCCGCACCGACGGGCGGGGGCGCTTCGCCTTCCGGTCGATCCTGCCGTCCCACTACCCGATCCCGGCGGGCGGCCCCGTGGGCGAGCTGCTGAACGCCACCGGGCGCCATCCCTTCCGGCCGGCTCACATCCATTTCAGGATCGCGGCGGAGGGGCACGAGACGCTGGTCACCCAGCTCTTCCCGGCCGACGGTCCATACCTCGCCGACGACGTGGCGTTCGGCGTCAAGCCCTCCCTGGTCGTGGAGTGCCCGCCAGGCGCCCCCGGCGACGCCCCGGACGGGAGCGCCGGGCCGTGGCGGAGGCTCGCCTATGATTTCAAGCTGAAGGCTCGCGCCGCACCCGAGCGGACCGACGGGGAGCCGATATCCTCGAGGAAATCGACGGAAGAAAGGTCCTTGCGATGA
- a CDS encoding adenylate/guanylate cyclase domain-containing protein has product MGLGIRSTLLYANMALMACSLAVVSAVVLLRHLSVVQAVADREIEQVANDVAHRVSRFLENGPAVLLRVKYFTEHRDSILGDTDRMTGYLVSEARASPALTWVSVSSAGTGEFLGVTRRDGMLVLNRSDPRIDGGIAREWELRADGTRTPLETGPGVPYDPRGKAWFALGIDADEPRWTDAYEFAEGRPGISAVVGLRHPGTGGAAGVATADFHLSGIESFLADLRVGTGGRAAIVAPGSAGEPLVLGAGPDFPEELRAALSAAGGHSAGHSGGQFRATAGGVVVDSRVLAVGGGLRWRLLVMLPLADIEEPMWSATAAVLVTAGIFLAAGIVAATVIAHAISRPIRLMSRDLAAIGDLRFPRTGPVHSSIREIDAMARSLVRMKAALRSFSTYVPVDVVRRVLTSGQAAEPGGELRVLTILVSDLAGFTGIAEGMPPGKLVGYLGRYFGALERAVQDAGGVVDKFMGDGMLAFFNAPHRVRGHAARACEAALDAQRFLGLLDLEDGDAPPSRTRIGLATGEVLVGNIGTAQRLSYTVIGDAVNLASRLEMLNKAYGTGILASGEVRRTAGGGFEWRHLDRVTVPGRSEPVELYELLGRTGEVDGTTLMVRDLHEAALRHLVAGRFEEAAHGFRALLGKAPDDRPARYLLEHTVGMRAEPAGAAPSRDWRGVHVHRSKM; this is encoded by the coding sequence ATGGGCCTGGGGATCCGAAGCACGCTTCTGTACGCCAACATGGCCCTGATGGCCTGCTCGCTGGCGGTCGTCTCGGCGGTCGTGCTCCTGCGTCATCTCTCCGTGGTCCAGGCCGTCGCGGACCGCGAGATCGAGCAGGTCGCCAACGACGTGGCGCACCGGGTTTCCCGATTCCTGGAGAACGGCCCCGCCGTCCTGCTCAGGGTGAAGTATTTCACCGAGCACCGGGACTCGATCCTGGGCGACACGGACCGCATGACCGGCTACCTGGTTTCCGAGGCCCGGGCGAGCCCGGCGCTGACCTGGGTGAGCGTCAGCAGCGCCGGAACGGGAGAGTTCCTGGGCGTGACCCGGCGCGACGGCATGCTCGTCCTCAACCGGTCGGACCCGAGGATCGACGGGGGGATCGCCCGTGAATGGGAACTGCGCGCCGACGGGACCCGGACACCCCTGGAGACCGGACCGGGAGTGCCGTACGACCCCCGCGGCAAGGCTTGGTTCGCCCTGGGGATCGACGCCGACGAACCGCGCTGGACGGATGCCTACGAGTTCGCCGAGGGCAGGCCGGGCATCTCGGCGGTGGTCGGACTGAGGCATCCCGGGACGGGCGGGGCGGCGGGCGTGGCGACCGCGGACTTCCATCTCAGCGGGATCGAGAGTTTCCTGGCGGACCTGCGGGTCGGGACCGGCGGGCGCGCCGCGATCGTGGCGCCCGGGTCGGCCGGCGAACCCCTCGTGCTCGGTGCCGGTCCCGACTTTCCGGAAGAACTGCGCGCCGCGCTGTCGGCCGCCGGCGGACACTCCGCGGGCCACTCCGGCGGCCAGTTCCGCGCCACGGCCGGCGGGGTCGTCGTCGACAGCCGAGTCCTCGCGGTCGGCGGCGGCCTGCGCTGGCGACTCCTGGTCATGCTGCCCCTCGCCGACATCGAGGAGCCGATGTGGTCCGCCACGGCGGCGGTCCTGGTGACCGCCGGCATCTTCCTGGCGGCCGGAATCGTCGCCGCGACCGTGATCGCCCATGCCATCTCCAGGCCGATCCGCCTGATGAGCCGGGATCTCGCGGCGATCGGCGACCTGCGTTTCCCGCGCACCGGGCCGGTCCATTCCTCCATCCGCGAGATCGACGCGATGGCGCGCTCGCTCGTGCGCATGAAGGCGGCCCTGCGGTCCTTCTCGACCTATGTGCCGGTCGACGTCGTCCGGCGCGTCCTGACGAGCGGGCAGGCGGCCGAACCCGGCGGCGAGTTGCGCGTGCTGACCATCCTGGTCTCGGACCTGGCCGGCTTCACCGGGATCGCCGAAGGCATGCCGCCGGGGAAGCTGGTGGGATACCTGGGCAGGTATTTCGGCGCCCTGGAACGGGCCGTCCAGGACGCCGGCGGCGTCGTGGACAAGTTCATGGGCGACGGCATGCTGGCCTTCTTCAATGCCCCGCACCGTGTCCGCGGTCACGCGGCCCGCGCATGCGAGGCGGCGCTCGACGCGCAGCGCTTCCTCGGCCTGCTCGACCTCGAGGACGGCGACGCGCCGCCGTCCCGGACGCGCATCGGCCTGGCCACGGGAGAAGTCCTGGTCGGCAATATCGGGACGGCGCAGCGCCTGTCCTACACGGTGATCGGGGACGCGGTGAACCTGGCATCCCGGCTGGAGATGCTGAACAAGGCCTACGGGACCGGCATCCTGGCCTCGGGCGAGGTGCGCCGGACCGCCGGCGGCGGGTTCGAATGGCGCCACCTCGACCGGGTGACCGTTCCCGGACGGTCGGAACCGGTGGAGCTGTACGAGCTGCTGGGCCGCACGGGCGAGGTCGACGGGACGACGCTGATGGTCCGGGACCTCCACGAGGCGGCCCTGAGGCACCTGGTCGCCGGCCGGTTCGAGGAGGCCGCGCACGGCTTCCGCGCCCTCCTCGGCAAGGCGCCCGACGACCGCCCGGCCCGCTACCTCCTGGAGCACACCGTGGGGATGCGGGCGGAACCCGCCGGCGCGGCGCCGTCGAGGGACTGGCGGGGCGTGCATGTCCACCGGTCCAAGATGTGA
- a CDS encoding c-type cytochrome, with translation MRTILTAGAAATSLLLGAALVTTSPTAAEETVKRGEYLAAIMDCGGCHTTGALLGKPDPQGHLGGSDVGFQVPGLGTFYPPNLTPEPETGLGNWSEADIVKAVRTGVRPDGRVLAPVMPYHSYGKLTDADARALATYLRSLKPVQHKVPDLAGPSEKPTAPYLGVMMPG, from the coding sequence ATGCGCACGATCCTGACTGCCGGCGCCGCCGCCACCTCGCTGCTGCTCGGCGCGGCCCTCGTGACGACCTCGCCGACCGCCGCGGAGGAGACCGTGAAGCGAGGCGAGTATCTTGCCGCCATCATGGACTGCGGCGGCTGCCATACCACCGGGGCGCTGCTGGGGAAGCCCGATCCGCAGGGCCATCTCGGCGGTTCCGATGTGGGATTCCAGGTCCCGGGGCTCGGGACCTTCTACCCGCCCAACCTGACCCCGGAGCCGGAAACCGGCCTGGGCAACTGGAGCGAGGCCGATATCGTCAAGGCGGTGCGCACCGGCGTCCGCCCGGACGGCCGCGTCCTGGCCCCGGTGATGCCCTACCACAGCTACGGGAAGCTCACCGACGCCGATGCCCGGGCCCTGGCAACCTATCTCAGGAGCCTCAAGCCCGTTCAGCACAAGGTGCCGGATCTGGCCGGACCGTCCGAGAAGCCGACGGCGCCCTATCTCGGCGTCATGATGCCCGGTTGA